One genomic window of Phycisphaerales bacterium AB-hyl4 includes the following:
- a CDS encoding mandelate racemase/muconate lactonizing enzyme family protein codes for MNQPATRTGAGLVVAAVRCHVCEHALRPEVVIRSHAGVHDRSRYLLVELVDADGCQGWGEAATTPIWSGEWAQTEAELVRGLLAPAIVGTSYEHPSELLTKLDAVCWGHPFTKAAVETAAWDLWARRQQRSVLELVADRPPSTSLPTRASIGAYPLEQTLRMATEFHARGIRCLKFKVGLPGVDDAVRLRAVREAVGSDVVFTLDANGGYPSADVALRALETMLPVGIALLEQPTPRDRLDLLAAVRRHASVPVMADEAIFTADQLAMALDLDAFDVLSVYPGKNGGFSNALAMARTAAAAGKGCAVGSNLETDVGLAAMTTLAAGCKAFDVERWPGDFASSLYYTGSAVHELLALEDGRIAVPDGPGFGVEPRL; via the coding sequence ATGAACCAGCCAGCGACACGAACAGGTGCCGGTTTGGTGGTGGCGGCAGTGCGATGTCATGTGTGCGAGCATGCGCTTCGGCCGGAGGTGGTGATCCGCTCTCATGCTGGCGTGCACGACCGGTCGCGATACCTGCTGGTGGAACTGGTAGACGCGGATGGCTGTCAGGGCTGGGGCGAGGCGGCGACGACGCCGATCTGGAGCGGCGAGTGGGCCCAGACGGAGGCGGAACTGGTTCGCGGACTACTCGCACCGGCGATTGTCGGTACGAGCTATGAGCACCCGAGCGAACTGCTGACGAAGCTCGATGCAGTTTGCTGGGGCCATCCGTTCACCAAGGCGGCGGTCGAGACGGCGGCATGGGATCTGTGGGCTCGTCGGCAGCAGCGGTCGGTGCTGGAACTCGTGGCTGACCGTCCGCCGTCGACTTCGTTGCCGACGCGGGCGAGCATCGGTGCGTACCCGCTGGAACAGACGCTGCGGATGGCCACGGAATTCCATGCTCGCGGGATTCGATGCTTGAAGTTCAAGGTGGGTCTACCGGGTGTAGACGATGCGGTGCGGTTGCGAGCAGTGCGTGAGGCGGTCGGGTCGGACGTGGTGTTTACGCTGGATGCCAATGGGGGTTACCCCTCGGCAGACGTGGCGTTGCGGGCGCTCGAAACGATGCTGCCTGTCGGCATCGCGTTGCTGGAGCAGCCGACGCCGCGCGATCGGCTGGACCTGCTGGCGGCGGTGCGGCGGCATGCGAGCGTGCCGGTGATGGCGGACGAAGCGATCTTCACCGCCGACCAGTTGGCCATGGCCCTGGACCTCGACGCGTTCGACGTGCTCTCGGTCTACCCGGGCAAGAATGGCGGCTTCTCGAATGCGCTGGCCATGGCGCGCACGGCCGCCGCAGCGGGCAAGGGTTGTGCCGTCGGCTCAAATCTGGAAACCGACGTCGGCCTCGCGGCGATGACGACACTGGCGGCCGGCTGCAAAGCCTTTGACGTCGAGCGGTGGCCGGGTGATTTCGCGTCGTCACTGTATTACACCGGCAGCGCCGTGCACGAGCTTTTGGCGCTTGAAGACGGCCGCATTGCCGTGCCGGACGGGCCGGGCTTTGGTGTGGAGCCGAGGCTATGA
- a CDS encoding amidohydrolase family protein, whose translation MVNEPIFDFHCHLESQWFDHALMDRATFLEGLDRCGVRRACIFTVMGFYGESVAANDRLAATAAEAPGRLIPFATVDPKQGEAAVKELSRCLERGVFRGVKFHPWMQSFASTMVWPTMNRLLGLAADHGVPVLFHDGTPPYSTTFQIAALARRSPRTTVVLGHGGLADYTEAAAQLAAEIANLHVCTCCPKAGDIQYLVQRVGPEKVLFGSDFGVAGWRVLAERLDDLAHAGLSEAARGMVLWQNAERLLRLETSDA comes from the coding sequence ATGGTGAACGAGCCGATCTTTGATTTTCACTGTCACCTCGAGTCGCAATGGTTTGATCATGCGCTGATGGATCGAGCGACGTTTCTGGAAGGGCTCGACCGTTGCGGTGTGCGCCGGGCGTGCATCTTCACGGTAATGGGATTTTATGGTGAGTCGGTTGCGGCCAACGACCGGCTCGCGGCGACGGCTGCCGAGGCACCAGGGCGTCTGATTCCCTTTGCCACCGTAGACCCCAAGCAGGGCGAGGCGGCGGTGAAGGAGTTGAGCCGATGTCTGGAGCGCGGTGTGTTCCGAGGGGTGAAGTTTCATCCGTGGATGCAGAGCTTCGCGTCGACGATGGTGTGGCCGACGATGAACCGACTGCTTGGGCTGGCGGCCGATCATGGTGTGCCGGTGCTTTTTCATGATGGCACGCCGCCTTACAGCACGACCTTTCAGATCGCTGCGCTGGCACGCCGGTCGCCGCGGACCACCGTGGTGCTTGGGCATGGCGGGCTGGCGGACTACACCGAGGCGGCGGCGCAACTGGCTGCGGAGATTGCGAACCTGCATGTGTGCACCTGCTGTCCGAAAGCGGGCGATATTCAATATCTCGTGCAGCGTGTGGGACCGGAGAAGGTGCTGTTCGGTTCAGACTTTGGCGTGGCGGGCTGGCGGGTGCTGGCCGAGCGTCTGGATGACCTGGCGCACGCGGGGCTGAGCGAGGCGGCGCGGGGGATGGTGTTGTGGCAGAACGCGGAGCGGCTGCTTCGCTTGGAGACGAGCGATGCGTGA
- the araD1 gene encoding AraD1 family protein yields MRDVRLVQLQRSGQRAVAIVEGDALVLLHEVRSAYGLADQAAEEGEPLAEIACQLAKGDRLDYDAIYTGTGDWRLLPCWDHPDEPARCLVTGTGLTHQASADNRQAMHELEPAELTDSMKMYRWGLEGGRPAPGCIGVAPEWFFKGVGTVLCAHGQPLTVPPFGESGGEEPEIAGCYFVDAKGRPRRVGFATANEFSDHALEKRNYLYLAPSKLRECALGPELCISADFEDVRGEVCIERDGQTLWFAAIATGEANMCHSLANLEHHHFKYPQHRRPGDAHVHFLGADAFSYGTGVELRAGDRMVVQWSGFGRPLVNPLCVARERQTLVKVQPL; encoded by the coding sequence ATGCGTGACGTGCGGTTGGTTCAGTTGCAACGATCCGGCCAGCGAGCGGTGGCGATCGTGGAGGGCGATGCGCTCGTGCTGTTGCACGAGGTTCGTTCGGCCTACGGCCTCGCCGATCAGGCAGCCGAGGAAGGCGAGCCGTTGGCGGAAATCGCCTGCCAACTGGCAAAGGGGGATCGGTTGGATTACGACGCCATCTACACCGGCACCGGCGACTGGCGGTTGCTGCCTTGCTGGGATCATCCCGACGAGCCGGCGCGTTGCCTGGTGACCGGCACGGGCCTCACGCATCAGGCCAGCGCCGACAATCGTCAGGCCATGCACGAGCTTGAACCTGCCGAACTGACCGACAGCATGAAGATGTATCGCTGGGGCCTGGAAGGTGGTCGGCCGGCACCGGGGTGCATCGGCGTGGCCCCCGAGTGGTTCTTCAAGGGTGTCGGCACGGTGCTTTGCGCCCACGGGCAGCCGTTGACCGTGCCGCCATTCGGTGAAAGCGGCGGCGAAGAGCCCGAGATCGCCGGCTGCTATTTCGTGGACGCAAAGGGCCGACCCCGGCGTGTCGGCTTCGCCACAGCGAATGAGTTCAGTGACCACGCCCTCGAGAAGCGGAACTATCTCTACCTGGCCCCGTCCAAGTTGCGCGAGTGCGCGTTGGGCCCGGAGCTGTGCATCAGCGCTGACTTTGAGGACGTGCGGGGCGAGGTGTGCATTGAACGTGATGGGCAGACGCTCTGGTTCGCTGCCATTGCTACCGGCGAAGCCAACATGTGCCATTCGCTGGCCAATCTCGAACACCACCACTTCAAATACCCGCAGCACCGTCGACCGGGCGACGCGCATGTTCACTTCCTCGGCGCCGATGCCTTTTCCTACGGTACAGGCGTCGAACTGCGCGCCGGCGATCGCATGGTGGTGCAGTGGAGTGGGTTCGGCCGACCGCTGGTCAACCCGCTGTGCGTGGCCCGTGAGCGGCAGACGCTCGTCAAGGTGCAGCCGCTTTGA
- a CDS encoding aldehyde dehydrogenase (NADP(+)), whose product MPQTSLTGRHLIDGTWQADATATFQAIDAQQGEALPQPFTEATAADVGRAVHAATTAMHQLADRDPRCAAQALDAIANALNEHAEAIYDAAACETALPRPRLEGEMARTVNQLRMFARFVEAGDHLDPVIDVGDPHRSPAPKPDLRRVNVPIGPVVVFGASNFPLAFGVVGGDTASALAAGNAAIVKGHPAHPATNERVASAVYQGLEAAGCPAGLFALLQGQSPKLSECLVQHPAVAAVGFTGSKRVGRRLHDLAAARPRPIPVFAEMASVNPVLVLPKALERAEQLAPALADAVALGSGQFCTKPGLIFTVGDGEPLARAIASQLQTKGPLQMLGTRFRDDFLAATRQHAALPGIQSLLQPIADQTSACTASLLLTDVHTLLQHPALYEEVFGPHAIVVTCPDLHASLQAIDQLDGQLTTTVRAGDGEAPVHIHQVLQRLAGVCGRIVYNGVPTGVEVCHAMVHGGPYPATTAAASTSVGTLAARRFLRPLAYQNVPDAHLPPALKNANPLGLLRRVDGLPTHKPVEFTA is encoded by the coding sequence ATGCCACAGACATCACTGACCGGCCGACACTTGATTGACGGAACCTGGCAGGCGGACGCCACGGCGACGTTTCAGGCCATCGATGCGCAGCAGGGCGAAGCCTTGCCGCAGCCGTTTACCGAAGCGACCGCCGCGGACGTGGGCCGGGCAGTTCACGCAGCCACCACCGCGATGCACCAGCTTGCCGACCGCGACCCGCGCTGCGCCGCGCAGGCGTTGGACGCCATCGCCAACGCCTTGAATGAACATGCGGAAGCGATCTACGACGCTGCGGCGTGCGAGACCGCGCTGCCCCGACCACGCCTGGAAGGCGAGATGGCCCGCACCGTCAACCAGCTTCGCATGTTTGCCCGCTTCGTCGAAGCGGGGGACCACCTCGACCCGGTCATCGACGTGGGCGATCCACACCGTAGCCCCGCACCGAAGCCAGACCTGCGACGTGTGAATGTACCGATCGGCCCGGTGGTGGTGTTCGGCGCGAGTAATTTTCCGCTGGCCTTCGGCGTGGTGGGTGGCGACACGGCTTCGGCGCTGGCGGCGGGCAACGCGGCCATCGTGAAGGGGCATCCGGCTCACCCGGCCACCAACGAACGTGTGGCAAGTGCGGTTTATCAGGGTCTCGAAGCGGCGGGTTGCCCTGCCGGCCTGTTCGCGCTGCTGCAAGGGCAATCGCCGAAACTGAGCGAATGTCTTGTACAACACCCGGCTGTGGCGGCGGTGGGGTTCACCGGCTCGAAGCGCGTCGGCCGCCGGCTGCACGACCTCGCCGCCGCCCGCCCTCGCCCGATCCCCGTCTTTGCCGAAATGGCATCGGTCAACCCCGTGCTCGTGCTGCCGAAGGCCCTGGAGCGGGCCGAGCAGTTGGCCCCCGCTTTGGCCGATGCGGTGGCGCTGGGCAGCGGTCAGTTCTGCACCAAGCCGGGCTTGATCTTCACCGTGGGCGACGGCGAACCGCTTGCCCGAGCCATCGCCAGTCAGCTTCAGACCAAAGGCCCGCTCCAGATGCTCGGCACCCGATTCCGTGATGATTTTCTCGCTGCCACAAGGCAGCACGCGGCGCTGCCCGGTATTCAATCGCTGCTCCAGCCCATAGCCGACCAAACCTCGGCCTGCACCGCGTCGCTGCTGCTGACCGACGTGCATACGTTGCTTCAGCATCCCGCCTTGTACGAAGAAGTGTTCGGCCCGCACGCAATCGTCGTGACTTGCCCAGACCTGCACGCTTCGCTGCAAGCCATCGATCAACTCGATGGCCAACTCACCACCACCGTGCGCGCGGGCGACGGCGAAGCACCGGTACACATTCATCAGGTGCTGCAACGGCTCGCCGGCGTGTGCGGACGTATCGTTTACAACGGCGTGCCGACCGGTGTTGAAGTCTGTCATGCCATGGTTCATGGCGGACCTTACCCAGCCACGACCGCTGCCGCGAGCACCTCCGTCGGCACGCTGGCGGCGCGACGCTTCCTTCGACCGCTGGCGTATCAGAACGTGCCCGACGCTCATCTACCCCCGGCCCTAAAGAACGCCAATCCATTGGGCCTGTTGCGTCGCGTCGACGGGCTGCCAACACACAAGCCGGTGGAGTTCACTGCATGA
- a CDS encoding amidohydrolase family protein, which translates to MTDPIPTIIDVHAMLGVENHLRLDADALLEQMDRHGITAAITRPMGRELVWAWREGNDARLRHSEADRLRAWVTANPWAGNEAIDELRRCADRGAAGLFLHPARQGFMPIESVNMALVEQAASLNWPVMMQAGTYVYGDILAMAEVARRFPQTSFILGGGGFTDMWFEVPDAMAEHGNLLLETSLLWGDAILELVNAGFGDRLLFGSGAPRNHPEVVLNMLDRLDLPDAAHQAILGGNAQRVLTW; encoded by the coding sequence ATGACTGATCCGATTCCGACGATCATCGACGTGCACGCGATGCTCGGGGTGGAAAACCACCTTCGCCTCGATGCCGATGCGCTGCTGGAACAGATGGACCGCCACGGCATTACCGCGGCAATCACCCGGCCGATGGGGCGTGAACTGGTCTGGGCCTGGCGCGAGGGCAACGACGCGCGGTTGCGCCACAGTGAGGCCGACCGATTGCGGGCATGGGTGACCGCCAACCCGTGGGCCGGCAATGAGGCGATCGACGAGCTGCGACGCTGCGCCGATCGCGGCGCGGCGGGGCTGTTCCTCCACCCGGCCCGGCAAGGCTTCATGCCGATCGAGTCGGTGAACATGGCGTTGGTGGAGCAGGCGGCGTCGCTGAACTGGCCAGTCATGATGCAGGCTGGGACGTACGTTTACGGTGACATTCTAGCTATGGCGGAGGTGGCCCGGCGGTTTCCACAGACGTCTTTCATCCTCGGTGGCGGTGGGTTTACCGACATGTGGTTCGAGGTGCCCGATGCCATGGCCGAGCATGGCAACCTGCTGCTGGAAACATCGCTGCTTTGGGGCGACGCGATTCTCGAACTGGTGAACGCGGGTTTTGGCGATCGTCTGCTGTTTGGCAGTGGCGCGCCACGCAACCATCCGGAGGTGGTGTTGAACATGCTCGATCGGCTTGACCTGCCTGATGCGGCGCACCAGGCGATTCTCGGCGGCAATGCGCAGAGGGTGCTGACATGGTGA
- a CDS encoding Gfo/Idh/MocA family protein has protein sequence MTRPIRTALIGCGAIAEQGHLPALLAHPDFHVVGLCDPHVEPRARLARQVPSVRQVADYRELLDEAEAFVLAVHPEISVAIAMDLLTHGKHVLDEKPLANSLADAERLQAAVEASSAIYQVGFVFRYSAFAEQLAELIGQLGNPVSASIRIFDERLDPRDAAHRARIEGILQHSSAITHEGSHFIDLARQWNRTPFTSVHATAVRTTPGLPGPNVWHANLQHADGAMLHLTIGWLLPTLPQSSVHAVGPHGWLHALPAGGAAQYHLHGQSQPHTLPQMCQHWAGQLNHFARAIETGRTSGATFEDGYAALTTTLACEAATGILREKGP, from the coding sequence ATGACCCGACCGATCCGCACGGCATTGATCGGCTGCGGTGCGATTGCCGAGCAGGGCCACCTGCCCGCCTTGCTCGCGCATCCGGACTTTCACGTCGTTGGCCTGTGCGATCCGCACGTCGAACCACGAGCGCGTCTGGCGCGGCAGGTGCCGAGCGTGAGACAGGTGGCCGATTACCGCGAACTGTTGGACGAGGCCGAGGCGTTCGTGCTGGCAGTGCACCCGGAGATCAGCGTTGCGATCGCGATGGACTTGCTGACGCATGGCAAGCATGTACTGGATGAAAAGCCGTTGGCCAATTCGCTTGCCGATGCCGAACGGTTACAGGCGGCGGTTGAGGCGTCGTCGGCCATCTACCAGGTTGGCTTCGTGTTCCGTTACAGCGCCTTTGCCGAGCAGCTTGCCGAGTTGATCGGCCAGCTTGGCAACCCCGTCAGCGCGAGCATCCGCATCTTCGACGAACGGCTGGACCCGCGCGACGCGGCCCATCGCGCGCGCATCGAAGGCATCCTCCAGCACAGTTCCGCGATCACGCATGAAGGCTCGCATTTCATCGACCTTGCCCGGCAGTGGAACCGTACGCCATTCACGAGCGTCCACGCCACGGCCGTACGGACCACGCCAGGCCTGCCCGGGCCGAACGTCTGGCACGCCAACCTGCAGCACGCCGACGGGGCGATGCTGCACCTGACGATCGGCTGGCTGCTGCCGACCCTGCCGCAAAGCAGCGTGCACGCGGTCGGCCCGCACGGCTGGCTCCACGCGCTGCCGGCCGGCGGCGCGGCGCAGTACCATCTGCATGGTCAATCGCAGCCCCACACGCTGCCGCAGATGTGTCAGCATTGGGCTGGCCAACTGAACCACTTTGCACGCGCGATCGAAACCGGCCGAACGAGTGGCGCGACATTTGAGGACGGCTATGCGGCGCTGACCACCACGCTGGCGTGCGAAGCCGCTACTGGCATCCTGCGGGAAAAGGGCCCATGA